In one Corallococcus sp. EGB genomic region, the following are encoded:
- a CDS encoding phosphatidylcholine/phosphatidylserine synthase, giving the protein MTPEPSSPPAARRPRRHFSMIRTFVLADFVTLGNGFAGAGAILAAMQSLATGNTRWLWVAFCLMPVALVMDVADGRIARWRFRKSPLGADLDSLADVISFGMAPAALAFAVGLRGNLDVAALLYFVACGISRLARFNVTSAELSDGTGKVKYFEGTPIPTSLVLVMVLAAATWHDRIGDALWGGVWNLGPLQLHPLALLYVASGSAMISKTLRIPKL; this is encoded by the coding sequence ATGACGCCCGAGCCCTCGTCGCCGCCCGCGGCCCGCCGCCCGCGCCGCCACTTCTCCATGATTCGCACCTTCGTGCTGGCGGACTTCGTCACGCTCGGCAACGGCTTCGCCGGAGCGGGTGCCATCCTCGCGGCCATGCAGTCGCTGGCCACGGGCAACACGCGCTGGCTGTGGGTGGCGTTCTGCCTGATGCCGGTGGCGCTGGTGATGGACGTGGCGGACGGCCGCATCGCGCGGTGGCGCTTCCGCAAGTCGCCGCTGGGCGCGGACCTGGACTCGCTGGCGGACGTCATCTCCTTTGGGATGGCGCCCGCGGCGCTCGCGTTCGCGGTGGGCCTGCGCGGCAACCTGGACGTGGCGGCGCTGCTCTACTTCGTCGCGTGCGGCATCAGCCGCCTGGCGCGCTTCAACGTCACCTCCGCGGAGCTGTCCGACGGCACCGGCAAGGTGAAGTACTTCGAGGGCACGCCCATCCCCACCAGCCTGGTGCTGGTGATGGTGCTCGCGGCGGCCACCTGGCACGACCGCATTGGCGACGCGCTGTGGGGCGGGGTGTGGAACCTGGGACCGCTCCAACTGCATCCGCTGGCGCTGCTCTACGTGGCATCCGGTAGCGCGATGATCAGCAAGACGTTGCGGATTCCAAAACTCTGA
- a CDS encoding acylase, giving the protein MPEHIPDTLPPRGGFRSVRTRRLSYSLLASLALVAASTGCDDDKENVDPNPPPAAPKYTAKIKRTSYGIPHITADNYGSLGFGQGYAFAQDHVCTLADQILKVRGERARFLGQGPGNQYVGSDLAYLAMDLMGRAQTAFPTLSQEMQDMVTGYAAGYNKYLEDTPPEARPAECANAAWVRPITPVDLLAYNTDLTLLAGINALALTIPSAQPPTVSAQSVDPKQAALRPQMPSLEQLNKLKTSDFGSNGWAIGRERSENGKGMVMANPHFPWEGELRLWESQLTVPGQMNVYGVGLMGVPAVLIGFNENLGWTHTFSAGQRATIYQLQLVPGKPTVYKYGNEERQMTSKTFTILVKLSEGSVTNYTQTVWFSHYGPMIAFPDSAAPAGFPPGTLGWNSQTALTLRDANIDNTKFLDQFHGMNKAKTLAEFKNVYATEQGLPWVNTMFADKEGNTWYTDATPTPNLTKDAYTKWATEATTPALNITYGIYNALGFVVLNGSDPANEWQTDTQATARTPGLVPFAKVPQLDRTDFVFNANDSYWLANPAKPLTGFSPLHGFEGVPQSPRTRMNAKVLTEVSATGASGADGKFSFDELKTAVFSNRSSLEELLRASLVERCAGKTTVTYKDTSGKENLVDISQACALLTAWNGRYDVDQKGAFVFREFLGAYTYAQLTTKGPLFDVQFNPADPLATPNTLTPAPATGDDPVLVKLAQAVYTINRSGNALDKTLGQVQFTTRAGTPIPLHGGMSREGTTNVMSFGASRTTVFDFAQPHTATYNSATLLAKEGYPINNGSSFVMALQFTDAGPNANAVLTYSESGDPKSPHYADQTRLYSQKQWRPILFTDAQIAGDPNLKETTVSGG; this is encoded by the coding sequence ATGCCCGAGCACATCCCCGATACACTTCCTCCGCGCGGAGGGTTCCGTTCTGTCCGGACCCGCCGTCTTTCCTACTCCCTCCTCGCATCCCTGGCGCTCGTCGCGGCCAGCACCGGATGTGACGACGACAAAGAGAACGTCGATCCCAATCCGCCCCCGGCGGCCCCGAAGTACACGGCGAAGATCAAGCGCACGTCCTACGGCATTCCGCACATCACCGCGGACAACTACGGCAGCCTGGGCTTCGGCCAGGGTTACGCCTTCGCGCAGGACCACGTCTGCACCCTGGCGGATCAGATCCTCAAGGTGCGCGGCGAGCGTGCGCGCTTCCTGGGCCAGGGCCCGGGCAACCAGTACGTGGGCAGCGACCTGGCGTACCTGGCCATGGACCTGATGGGGCGCGCGCAGACGGCCTTCCCCACCCTGTCCCAGGAGATGCAGGACATGGTCACCGGCTATGCGGCCGGCTACAACAAGTACCTGGAGGACACGCCCCCGGAGGCCCGTCCCGCCGAGTGCGCCAACGCCGCCTGGGTGCGCCCCATCACCCCCGTGGACCTGCTGGCGTACAACACGGACCTGACGCTGCTGGCCGGCATCAACGCGCTGGCGCTCACCATCCCCTCGGCCCAGCCGCCCACCGTGAGCGCGCAGTCCGTGGACCCGAAGCAGGCCGCGCTGCGCCCGCAGATGCCGTCGCTGGAGCAGCTGAACAAGCTGAAGACGTCTGACTTCGGCAGCAACGGCTGGGCCATTGGCCGTGAGCGTTCGGAGAACGGCAAGGGCATGGTGATGGCCAACCCGCACTTCCCCTGGGAGGGCGAGCTGCGCCTGTGGGAGAGCCAGCTGACCGTGCCGGGCCAGATGAACGTCTACGGCGTGGGCCTCATGGGCGTGCCGGCGGTGCTCATCGGCTTCAATGAGAACCTGGGCTGGACGCACACGTTCTCCGCCGGCCAGCGCGCGACCATCTACCAGCTGCAGCTCGTGCCCGGAAAGCCGACCGTCTACAAGTACGGCAACGAAGAGCGCCAGATGACCTCCAAGACCTTCACCATCCTGGTGAAGCTGTCCGAGGGCTCTGTGACGAACTACACGCAGACGGTCTGGTTCAGCCACTACGGCCCGATGATCGCCTTCCCGGACTCGGCCGCCCCGGCGGGCTTCCCCCCGGGAACGCTGGGCTGGAACAGCCAGACGGCGCTCACGCTGCGTGACGCGAACATCGACAACACCAAGTTCCTGGACCAGTTCCACGGCATGAACAAGGCCAAGACGCTGGCCGAGTTCAAGAACGTCTACGCCACCGAGCAGGGCCTGCCCTGGGTGAACACCATGTTCGCCGACAAGGAAGGCAACACCTGGTACACGGACGCCACGCCCACGCCCAACCTCACCAAGGACGCGTACACGAAGTGGGCCACCGAGGCGACCACGCCCGCCCTGAACATCACCTACGGCATCTACAACGCCCTGGGCTTCGTGGTGCTCAACGGCAGCGACCCGGCCAATGAGTGGCAGACGGACACGCAGGCGACGGCGCGCACGCCGGGCCTGGTGCCCTTCGCGAAGGTGCCGCAGCTGGACCGCACCGACTTCGTCTTCAACGCGAACGACAGCTACTGGCTGGCCAACCCCGCCAAGCCGCTCACCGGCTTCTCCCCGCTGCACGGCTTCGAGGGCGTCCCCCAGTCGCCGCGCACGCGCATGAACGCCAAGGTCCTCACGGAGGTCAGCGCGACGGGTGCCTCCGGCGCGGACGGCAAGTTCAGCTTCGACGAGCTGAAGACGGCCGTGTTCAGCAACCGCAGCTCCCTGGAGGAGCTGCTGCGCGCGTCGCTCGTGGAGCGCTGCGCGGGCAAGACGACGGTCACCTACAAGGACACCTCCGGCAAGGAGAACCTGGTGGACATCAGCCAGGCCTGCGCGCTGTTGACGGCCTGGAACGGCCGCTACGACGTGGACCAGAAGGGCGCGTTCGTCTTCCGTGAGTTCCTGGGCGCCTACACCTATGCGCAGCTCACGACGAAGGGCCCGCTGTTCGACGTGCAGTTCAACCCGGCCGACCCGCTCGCCACGCCCAACACCCTGACGCCGGCCCCGGCCACGGGCGACGACCCGGTGCTCGTGAAGCTGGCGCAGGCCGTCTACACCATCAACCGCTCCGGCAACGCGCTGGACAAGACGCTGGGCCAGGTGCAGTTCACCACCCGCGCGGGCACGCCCATCCCCCTGCACGGCGGCATGAGCCGCGAGGGCACCACCAACGTGATGTCCTTCGGCGCCTCGCGCACCACGGTGTTCGACTTCGCCCAGCCCCACACGGCCACGTACAACTCCGCCACCCTGCTGGCGAAGGAGGGCTACCCCATCAACAACGGCAGCTCGTTCGTCATGGCGCTCCAGTTCACCGACGCGGGCCCCAACGCCAACGCGGTGCTGACCTACAGCGAGTCCGGCGACCCGAAGTCCCCGCACTACGCGGACCAGACCCGGCTGTACTCCCAGAAGCAGTGGCGGCCCATCCTGTTCACGGACGCGCAGATCGCCGGCGACCCGAACCTGAAGGAGACCACCGTCTCCGGCGGGTAA